From one Plantibacter flavus genomic stretch:
- a CDS encoding SURF1 family protein yields MLRPRWIGVLVLCLAVAGAFAALGQWQLARAIESGQVVPTETESVRPLADVLEPGVGIREADAGQRVSVSGTWVPEDYLVVGNRVNDGTLGYWVTGHLATDRPDQAGLAVALGWTKDRETADRVAEALNADAPTGAVELEGRLNPPEGPEEPAADAAPTDLDNMSVAALLNRWNDADGLRVFSAFVVDDVAVDGLEPISSPAPSQEIQLNWLNIFYAAEWVVFACFAVFLWFRLAKDAWEREIEELEDAEEEAAALRP; encoded by the coding sequence ATGCTGCGTCCCCGGTGGATCGGCGTCCTCGTCCTCTGCCTCGCCGTCGCGGGCGCGTTCGCCGCGCTCGGGCAGTGGCAGCTCGCACGCGCCATCGAATCCGGGCAGGTGGTGCCGACCGAGACCGAATCGGTCCGGCCACTCGCGGACGTCCTCGAACCGGGCGTCGGTATCCGAGAGGCGGACGCCGGACAACGGGTGAGCGTCTCGGGCACCTGGGTGCCGGAGGACTACCTCGTGGTGGGCAACCGGGTGAACGACGGCACGCTCGGGTACTGGGTGACGGGCCACCTCGCGACCGACCGCCCGGATCAGGCCGGTCTCGCCGTCGCGCTCGGGTGGACGAAGGATCGCGAGACCGCCGACCGTGTCGCGGAGGCATTGAACGCGGACGCCCCCACCGGTGCCGTGGAGCTCGAAGGGCGTCTGAACCCGCCGGAGGGCCCGGAGGAACCGGCAGCGGACGCCGCACCGACCGACCTCGACAACATGTCGGTCGCCGCGCTGCTGAACCGCTGGAACGACGCCGACGGCCTGCGGGTGTTCAGTGCGTTCGTCGTGGACGACGTGGCCGTCGACGGACTCGAGCCCATCTCGTCACCCGCGCCCAGCCAGGAGATCCAGCTCAACTGGTTGAACATCTTCTACGCGGCCGAGTGGGTCGTCTTCGCGTGCTTCGCCGTGTTCCTGTGGTTCCGGCTCGCCAAGGACGCCTGGGAGCGCGAGATCGAGGAGCTCGAGGACGCCGAGGAGGAGGCCGCAGCGCTCCGTCCGTGA
- a CDS encoding DUF3817 domain-containing protein, producing MPLQPKPSTFPAIRGALKFYQVAAPITGVLLLSLCAEMLMKYAFGLELELGGAYGFLAFVPSGTATAVNLSTGILIIHGWFYVVYLFAAFRLWSLMRWNVLRLLWLALGGIIPFLSFFFESRIPREVKGYLSGREAAAAAEPVESMQ from the coding sequence ATGCCCCTCCAGCCGAAACCGTCGACGTTTCCCGCGATCCGAGGCGCGCTGAAGTTCTACCAGGTGGCCGCCCCCATCACCGGTGTGCTGCTCCTGTCGCTCTGCGCCGAGATGCTCATGAAGTACGCGTTCGGCCTCGAGCTCGAACTCGGCGGTGCTTACGGCTTCCTCGCCTTCGTGCCCTCCGGCACCGCCACCGCCGTCAACCTGAGCACGGGCATCCTCATCATCCACGGCTGGTTCTACGTCGTGTACCTGTTCGCCGCGTTCCGGCTCTGGAGCCTCATGCGGTGGAACGTCCTGCGTCTGCTCTGGCTCGCGCTCGGCGGCATCATCCCGTTCCTGTCCTTCTTCTTCGAGAGCCGCATCCCGCGGGAAGTGAAGGGCTACCTCTCCGGCCGCGAAGCAGCAGCGGCCGCCGAACCCGTGGAGTCCATGCAGTGA
- the guaA gene encoding glutamine-hydrolyzing GMP synthase, producing MSETAPAAAAEQTAARPVLVVDFGAQYAQLIARRVREAGVYSEIVPHTVSAAEVAAKNPVGIVLSGGPSSVYEPGAPSLDEGILELGVPTFGICYGFQVMAKQLGGEVAHTGLREYGATDATSVVDVPGTLLHGVPTEQNVWMSHGDSVSKAPEGFEVLASTASTPVAAFANAERGLYGVQWHPEVKHSAYGQQVLENFLHRAAGIPADWNSGNVIAEQVDRIRSQVGDAKVICGLSGGVDSAVAAALVHKAVGDQLVCIFVDHGLLRKDERRQVEEDFVASTGVRLVTVDAREQFLSALAGVSDPEQKRKIIGREFIRSFEQAEIDLVKEAQSEGEPIRFLVQGTLYPDVVESGGGSGTANIKSHHNVGGLPEDLQFELVEPLRTLFKDEVRAIGRELGLPEEIVGRQPFPGPGLGIRIVGEVTAERLDLLRDADAIVREELTAAGLDQEIWQCPVVLLADVRSVGVQGDGRTYGHPIVLRPVSSEDAMTADWTRLPYDVLARISNRITNEVKDVNRVVLDVTSKPPGTIEWE from the coding sequence GTGAGTGAAACCGCCCCCGCCGCCGCAGCGGAGCAGACCGCCGCCCGACCGGTCCTCGTCGTCGACTTCGGTGCGCAGTACGCGCAGCTGATCGCGCGTCGCGTCCGCGAAGCCGGCGTGTACTCCGAGATCGTGCCGCACACCGTGTCCGCCGCCGAGGTCGCCGCCAAGAACCCCGTCGGGATCGTCCTGTCCGGCGGCCCGTCCAGCGTGTACGAGCCGGGCGCTCCGTCGCTCGACGAGGGCATCCTCGAGCTCGGCGTCCCGACCTTCGGCATCTGCTACGGCTTCCAGGTCATGGCCAAGCAGCTCGGTGGAGAGGTCGCGCACACCGGTCTCCGGGAGTACGGCGCCACCGACGCGACCAGCGTCGTCGACGTCCCGGGCACCCTCCTGCACGGCGTCCCGACCGAGCAGAACGTCTGGATGAGCCACGGCGACTCCGTCTCCAAGGCCCCCGAGGGCTTCGAGGTCCTCGCCTCGACCGCCTCGACTCCGGTCGCCGCCTTCGCGAACGCGGAACGCGGCCTCTACGGCGTCCAGTGGCACCCCGAGGTCAAGCACTCCGCTTACGGCCAGCAGGTGCTCGAGAACTTCCTCCACCGGGCGGCGGGCATCCCGGCCGACTGGAACAGCGGCAACGTCATCGCCGAACAGGTCGACCGCATCCGCTCCCAGGTGGGCGACGCCAAGGTCATCTGCGGGCTCTCCGGCGGTGTCGACTCGGCCGTCGCCGCGGCGCTCGTGCACAAGGCCGTCGGCGACCAGCTCGTCTGCATCTTCGTCGACCACGGCCTGCTCCGGAAGGACGAGCGGCGCCAGGTCGAGGAGGACTTCGTCGCCTCGACCGGTGTCCGGCTGGTCACGGTCGACGCCCGCGAGCAGTTCCTGTCGGCGCTCGCCGGTGTCAGCGACCCGGAGCAGAAGCGCAAGATCATCGGCCGCGAATTCATCCGGTCCTTCGAACAGGCCGAGATCGACCTCGTCAAGGAGGCCCAGAGCGAAGGCGAGCCCATCCGCTTCCTCGTCCAGGGCACGCTGTACCCCGACGTCGTCGAGTCCGGAGGCGGATCCGGCACGGCCAACATCAAGAGCCACCACAACGTCGGCGGCCTGCCGGAAGACCTCCAGTTCGAACTCGTCGAGCCCCTGCGCACCCTGTTCAAGGACGAGGTCCGGGCGATCGGCCGCGAGCTGGGCCTCCCGGAGGAGATCGTCGGCCGTCAGCCGTTCCCCGGTCCCGGACTCGGTATCCGCATCGTGGGTGAGGTCACGGCCGAGCGTCTCGACCTCCTCCGCGACGCCGACGCGATCGTCCGCGAGGAGTTGACCGCGGCCGGGCTCGACCAGGAGATCTGGCAGTGCCCCGTGGTCCTGCTGGCGGACGTCCGTTCCGTGGGCGTGCAGGGCGACGGCCGCACCTACGGTCACCCGATCGTGCTGCGACCGGTGTCGTCTGAAGACGCCATGACCGCCGACTGGACCCGCCTGCCGTACGACGTCCTCGCGCGCATCAGCAACCGCATCACCAACGAGGTGAAGGACGTCAACCGCGTCGTGCTCGACGTCACGTCGAAGCCGCCGGGGACCATCGAGTGGGAGTGA
- a CDS encoding Bax inhibitor-1/YccA family protein, producing MALDNPAFSKNPAFAKQGGGTLQAAQAANPSLTAEQLRKMYEQPTAPAGVGTADRMTIENTLVKTLGSFAVLVVFAVVSWMWTTSLLQAGSGYALPMIIGMIGGLGLGLVNSFKKEPVPALILGYAVFQGLFVGGISRVFEANPAWSGVVVQAVLATLAVVGVTLALFASGKVRASKKLTKVFLVAIIGYGVFQLLNLVLMFTGVLNNPFGLYGATIFGIPLGIVIGIFAVLMGAYSLVLDFDFIQRGVQNRAPAKYGWTGAFGIMVTVIWIYVEILRLLAISRN from the coding sequence ATGGCCCTCGACAATCCCGCGTTCTCGAAGAACCCGGCATTCGCGAAGCAGGGAGGCGGGACGCTGCAGGCAGCTCAAGCAGCGAACCCCTCGCTGACCGCCGAACAGCTCCGCAAGATGTACGAGCAGCCCACCGCACCGGCGGGCGTCGGCACCGCCGACCGCATGACGATCGAGAACACGCTCGTCAAGACGCTCGGCTCGTTCGCCGTCCTCGTCGTGTTCGCCGTCGTCTCCTGGATGTGGACGACCTCCCTCCTGCAGGCAGGCAGCGGCTACGCCCTCCCCATGATCATCGGCATGATCGGTGGTCTCGGTCTCGGGCTCGTCAACTCCTTCAAGAAGGAGCCGGTCCCGGCGCTCATCCTCGGGTACGCCGTCTTCCAGGGACTCTTCGTCGGCGGCATCTCGCGCGTCTTCGAGGCGAACCCGGCATGGTCGGGCGTCGTCGTCCAGGCGGTCCTCGCGACCCTCGCTGTCGTCGGCGTGACCCTCGCGCTCTTCGCGAGCGGCAAGGTCCGCGCCTCCAAGAAGCTGACGAAGGTCTTCCTCGTCGCCATCATCGGTTACGGCGTCTTCCAGCTCCTCAACCTCGTGCTCATGTTCACGGGCGTCCTGAACAACCCGTTCGGCCTCTACGGCGCGACGATCTTCGGCATCCCGCTCGGGATCGTCATCGGCATCTTCGCGGTGCTGATGGGTGCGTACTCGCTGGTGCTCGACTTCGACTTCATCCAGCGCGGCGTGCAGAACCGCGCACCCGCCAAGTACGGCTGGACCGGCGCCTTCGGCATCATGGTCACGGTCATCTGGATCTACGTCGAGATCCTGCGTCTGCTGGCCATCTCCCGCAACTAG
- a CDS encoding glycerophosphodiester phosphodiesterase family protein, with protein sequence MDSLPNPLVIGHRGAPGYRPEHTESSYRLAVALGADAVEPDLVASKDGVLVVRHENEISGTTDVAARAEFADRRTTKRVDGHELTGWFTEDFTWAELSTLTARERIPEVRTVSAGFDGTEGILRFADLVEVVRSAAAAHRRPVGVVAEVKHADYFASIGLPLDRLLAEELAALGFGTDSDAEPLIIESFEQSVLTALQARRVQAEFVYLIERSGRPSDLVARLGDSAPSYADAMTDAGLAALALEVDAISVDKAMLIDLDDDGAHPTDLVERAHAVGLRVYTWTLRPENRFLAPPFRDGSDPAAVGRWLEEFVLVLSSGVDGCFVDQADLGVAARSAAGERAEHRDGGARPSDVGGSA encoded by the coding sequence ATCGACTCCCTGCCCAACCCGCTCGTCATCGGACACCGCGGGGCTCCCGGTTACCGCCCCGAGCACACCGAGTCCTCCTACCGCTTGGCCGTCGCGCTGGGTGCGGACGCCGTCGAGCCCGATCTCGTCGCGTCGAAGGACGGCGTCCTCGTGGTCCGACACGAGAACGAGATCTCCGGGACGACCGACGTCGCCGCCCGGGCGGAGTTCGCCGACCGGCGGACGACGAAGCGCGTCGACGGCCACGAGCTGACCGGATGGTTCACCGAGGACTTCACCTGGGCCGAGCTGTCGACCCTGACCGCGCGTGAGCGGATCCCCGAGGTGCGGACGGTGAGTGCGGGATTCGACGGCACCGAGGGCATCCTGCGGTTCGCCGACCTCGTCGAGGTCGTACGCAGCGCGGCCGCAGCGCACCGACGACCCGTCGGTGTCGTGGCCGAGGTGAAGCACGCCGACTACTTCGCTTCGATCGGACTCCCACTCGATCGACTCCTGGCCGAGGAGCTCGCCGCTCTGGGGTTCGGCACCGATTCCGATGCCGAACCGCTCATCATCGAGTCGTTCGAGCAGTCGGTCCTCACGGCGTTGCAGGCCCGTCGGGTGCAGGCGGAGTTCGTGTACCTCATCGAGCGGTCCGGCAGGCCGAGCGACCTCGTCGCCCGGCTGGGGGATTCGGCCCCGTCCTACGCCGACGCGATGACCGACGCAGGACTCGCGGCGCTCGCCCTCGAGGTCGACGCCATCAGTGTGGACAAGGCGATGCTCATCGACCTCGACGACGACGGCGCCCACCCGACGGACCTCGTGGAGCGCGCCCACGCGGTGGGCCTGCGCGTCTACACCTGGACCCTCCGCCCCGAGAACCGATTCCTCGCGCCACCCTTCCGGGACGGGTCCGATCCGGCGGCGGTCGGCCGCTGGCTCGAGGAGTTCGTCCTGGTGCTCTCCTCGGGGGTCGACGGCTGCTTCGTCGACCAGGCCGACCTCGGTGTCGCCGCCCGGTCCGCGGCCGGCGAGCGGGCGGAACACCGCGACGGCGGTGCTCGGCCGAGCGATGTCGGAGGCAGCGCCTAG
- a CDS encoding ATP-dependent helicase: MASSPSSNADAVQPVIVGWPTATVPESSSDERAGGSRLLEGLNPQQRIAVEYRGQALLIVAGAGSGKTSVLTRRVALLLEQREAWPSQILAITFTNKAAAEMRERVQALVGQAAQGMWISTFHSACVRILRREAEHFGFTKNFTIYDSGDQRALLKRIIKELEADAYGFTPSNTSAKISKLKNELSDVESYSRTINTNDPQELVFLQVFRKYTRALADANAFDFDDLISQTVFLFRAFPHVAAQYQQRFRHILVDEYQDTNHAQYSLIRELTRAPEAGTDQLAITRTEGASLTVVGDSDQSIYAFRGADIRNITEFERDFPGAKVVLLEQNYRSTQNILSAANAVISNNFDRKDKKLWTAVGDGEKIVGFTGYSGHDEAQFIADEIEKLRNAGTAYSDIAVFYRTNAQTRALEEIFIRAALPYRIMGGTKFYERAEIKDALAYLVSVANPADIMALRRILNTPKRGIGPATETALASFAENNGVTFREAMRRADALGLGPKVTSAILQLSALLDEAQAALDDAAAADRPTASATAVGDVLSLLMTKSGYLDSLRNSRDPQDEARAENVDELIAVTKEFAKNNPDGGIVDFLTEVSLVAAADDLDDATGSVSLMTLHTAKGLEYDAVFLTGIEEDLLPHRMSANEPGGPAEERRLFYVGITRARKRLYLSLAMTRAQYGETAVAMPSRYLQEIPAELIEWRQSPGNVNGRGGTQSRALNARRAPSSDRWSVRSLPEGASAGDTRFSGGSSKPETAWANRITAKVRDNGDLELVPGDRISHADFGVGRVNAVTGEGAKRIAHVQFESAGAKKLLIKIAPIEKVE, translated from the coding sequence ATGGCGAGCTCTCCTTCTTCGAACGCCGACGCCGTGCAACCGGTGATCGTCGGCTGGCCCACGGCAACCGTCCCCGAGTCGTCCTCCGACGAGCGTGCCGGCGGGAGTCGGCTGCTGGAGGGGCTCAACCCGCAGCAACGGATCGCGGTGGAGTACCGGGGCCAGGCCCTGCTCATCGTCGCCGGTGCCGGATCGGGCAAGACGAGTGTGCTCACCCGCCGCGTGGCGCTGCTGCTCGAGCAGCGGGAGGCCTGGCCGAGCCAGATCCTGGCGATCACGTTCACCAACAAGGCCGCCGCCGAGATGCGTGAGCGGGTGCAGGCGCTCGTCGGCCAGGCCGCGCAGGGCATGTGGATCTCCACCTTCCACTCCGCCTGCGTCCGCATCCTCCGGCGCGAGGCCGAGCACTTCGGCTTCACCAAGAACTTCACGATCTACGACAGCGGCGACCAACGCGCCCTGTTGAAGCGGATCATCAAGGAGCTCGAGGCCGATGCGTACGGCTTCACGCCATCCAACACCTCCGCGAAGATCTCGAAACTGAAGAACGAGCTGTCGGACGTCGAGTCGTATTCCCGCACGATCAACACGAACGACCCGCAGGAACTCGTCTTCCTGCAGGTCTTCCGGAAGTACACGCGCGCGCTGGCCGACGCGAACGCCTTCGACTTCGACGACCTCATCAGCCAGACGGTGTTCCTCTTCCGGGCCTTCCCGCACGTCGCCGCGCAGTACCAGCAGCGGTTCCGCCACATCCTCGTCGACGAGTACCAGGACACCAACCACGCCCAGTACTCGCTCATCCGGGAGCTCACGCGTGCGCCCGAGGCCGGCACGGATCAGCTCGCCATCACCCGCACCGAGGGTGCCTCGCTCACCGTCGTCGGCGACTCGGACCAGTCGATCTACGCGTTCCGCGGGGCCGACATCCGGAACATCACCGAGTTCGAGCGCGACTTCCCGGGTGCCAAGGTGGTGCTGCTCGAGCAGAACTACCGCTCCACGCAGAACATCCTCTCGGCCGCGAACGCGGTCATCTCCAACAACTTCGACCGCAAGGACAAGAAGCTCTGGACGGCCGTCGGCGACGGAGAGAAGATCGTCGGCTTCACGGGGTACTCCGGCCACGACGAGGCGCAGTTCATCGCGGACGAGATCGAGAAGCTCAGGAACGCCGGCACGGCCTACAGCGACATCGCGGTGTTCTACCGCACGAACGCCCAGACCCGTGCGCTCGAGGAGATCTTCATCCGCGCGGCCCTGCCGTACCGGATCATGGGCGGCACCAAGTTCTACGAACGCGCCGAGATCAAGGACGCCCTCGCCTACCTCGTGTCGGTCGCGAACCCCGCCGACATCATGGCGCTGCGGCGCATCCTGAACACGCCCAAGCGTGGCATCGGACCGGCGACGGAGACGGCACTCGCGAGCTTCGCCGAGAACAACGGCGTCACCTTCCGCGAGGCCATGCGGCGTGCCGACGCCCTCGGGCTCGGGCCGAAGGTCACGAGCGCGATCCTGCAGCTGTCGGCGCTCCTCGACGAAGCGCAGGCCGCGCTCGACGACGCCGCTGCGGCCGACCGCCCGACGGCGTCCGCGACCGCGGTCGGCGACGTCCTGTCGCTCCTCATGACGAAGAGCGGCTACCTCGACTCGCTGCGCAACAGTCGCGACCCGCAGGATGAGGCACGCGCCGAGAACGTCGACGAGCTCATCGCCGTCACCAAGGAGTTCGCCAAGAACAACCCCGACGGCGGCATCGTCGACTTCCTGACGGAGGTCTCGCTCGTCGCCGCGGCCGACGACCTCGACGACGCGACGGGCAGCGTGTCGCTCATGACCCTGCACACGGCGAAGGGCCTCGAGTACGATGCGGTCTTCCTGACGGGCATCGAGGAGGACCTCCTCCCGCACCGGATGTCGGCGAACGAGCCTGGCGGCCCGGCGGAGGAGCGGCGCCTGTTCTACGTCGGCATCACCCGCGCCCGTAAGCGCCTGTACCTCTCGCTGGCGATGACTCGTGCCCAGTACGGCGAGACGGCCGTCGCCATGCCCAGCCGCTATCTGCAGGAGATCCCGGCCGAACTGATCGAGTGGCGTCAGTCGCCCGGCAACGTCAACGGTCGTGGTGGAACCCAGTCTCGCGCCCTGAACGCCCGCCGCGCCCCTTCGAGCGACCGCTGGTCGGTCCGCTCGCTCCCGGAAGGAGCCTCCGCGGGCGACACCCGGTTCTCCGGCGGTTCGAGCAAGCCGGAGACGGCCTGGGCCAACCGCATCACGGCGAAGGTCCGCGACAACGGTGATCTCGAGCTCGTCCCCGGCGACCGCATCTCCCACGCGGACTTCGGTGTGGGGCGGGTGAACGCCGTCACCGGCGAGGGCGCGAAACGCATCGCCCACGTGCAGTTCGAGTCGGCGGGAGCCAAGAAGCTGCTGATCAAGATCGCCCCGATCGAGAAGGTGGAGTGA
- a CDS encoding SseB family protein, with the protein MALFSKRNASDARSAAAEAATSARETEEDTTPAVAEPVPHVPISVTTVSSAARTPEAPVSVPAAPAAAPAPAAAEPDTNVDLAQALTALAEGGDERAMMHVLRQSIQGKLLLSTSLDGVSEEDKAAGRVPLGVHRDPEGAVYLLAFTSPRELEKTRTAEGPVSGVAVDAVWALRQAAGEGYAGIVLNPADGKASAVVPKTLIVRLFGDGRNNDLAKQALAQPRDADALQQLVAALAAHGGFVAGRAEMDEEGNRKTVGIAETRLGDRRLLEVFTSPIEIAALGRGDDAYPVTAAELAAALRSDEGITGIIVNPAAPWLDVDRAQLAPLLDVR; encoded by the coding sequence ATGGCTCTGTTCTCCAAGCGCAACGCGTCCGATGCCCGATCCGCAGCGGCGGAGGCAGCGACCTCCGCCCGCGAAACCGAGGAGGACACGACCCCCGCGGTCGCCGAACCGGTTCCGCACGTTCCCATCTCGGTCACGACGGTCAGTTCCGCCGCACGGACACCTGAGGCCCCCGTATCGGTGCCGGCTGCCCCGGCGGCCGCTCCGGCGCCCGCGGCCGCGGAGCCCGACACGAACGTCGACCTCGCCCAGGCGCTCACGGCCCTGGCCGAAGGCGGTGACGAGCGTGCGATGATGCATGTCCTGCGCCAGAGCATCCAGGGCAAGCTCCTGCTGTCCACGAGCCTCGACGGTGTCTCGGAGGAGGACAAGGCCGCGGGACGCGTCCCGCTCGGCGTCCACCGCGACCCGGAGGGGGCCGTCTACCTCCTCGCCTTCACCTCGCCTCGCGAGCTCGAGAAGACGCGGACGGCCGAGGGCCCCGTCTCCGGGGTCGCGGTGGACGCGGTGTGGGCGCTGCGTCAGGCGGCCGGCGAAGGCTACGCCGGCATCGTGCTGAACCCCGCCGACGGAAAGGCGAGTGCCGTCGTCCCGAAGACACTCATCGTCCGCCTCTTCGGTGACGGCCGGAACAACGACCTCGCCAAGCAGGCGCTCGCCCAGCCTCGCGACGCCGATGCCCTCCAGCAGCTGGTGGCGGCACTCGCCGCACACGGCGGATTCGTGGCGGGACGAGCAGAGATGGACGAGGAGGGTAACCGCAAGACCGTCGGCATCGCGGAGACCCGGCTCGGGGACCGCCGCCTGCTCGAGGTCTTCACCTCGCCCATCGAGATCGCGGCGCTCGGCCGAGGCGACGACGCGTATCCCGTGACCGCCGCGGAACTGGCGGCTGCGCTCCGGAGCGACGAGGGCATCACCGGGATCATCGTGAACCCTGCGGCACCGTGGCTGGACGTCGACCGCGCCCAGCTCGCACCCCTCCTCGACGTGCGCTGA
- a CDS encoding oxygenase MpaB family protein, whose amino-acid sequence MTGMADLAREGILVAGAGRAILLQIADPSVAAGVARHSDFGSRPLDRLHATLTFVYALALGTPDEQRSAARRVNHAHAPVRAQPGEAAPGYSAFDHDAQLWVAATLYDTAVQVYELVFGPLDEESRERLHREYAIVGTSLQLPPDRWPPTRAAFDEYFAARVAGLHVTAEARRVSVELMTARAAPLPVRCLLPLVRLVTAGLLPDGLRSAYGFRFTPRQQRRFARRVAAARAVWPRLPQRLRAAPSAWYLRAMRERDRTDAARRLG is encoded by the coding sequence ATGACCGGCATGGCGGACCTCGCTCGCGAGGGCATCCTCGTCGCCGGCGCCGGACGGGCCATCCTGCTCCAGATCGCGGACCCCTCGGTCGCAGCCGGGGTGGCGCGGCACAGCGACTTCGGCTCCCGTCCGCTCGACCGGCTGCACGCCACCCTCACCTTCGTCTACGCGCTCGCCCTCGGTACGCCGGACGAGCAGCGGAGCGCGGCCCGGCGGGTGAACCACGCCCACGCGCCCGTCCGCGCTCAGCCGGGCGAGGCCGCCCCGGGGTACTCGGCCTTCGACCACGACGCGCAACTCTGGGTCGCGGCCACGCTGTACGACACCGCCGTCCAGGTCTACGAGCTCGTGTTCGGCCCGCTCGACGAGGAGTCGCGGGAGCGCCTGCACCGTGAGTACGCGATCGTGGGGACGAGCCTGCAGCTCCCGCCCGACCGCTGGCCTCCGACCCGGGCCGCGTTCGACGAGTACTTCGCAGCCCGGGTCGCGGGACTCCACGTCACCGCGGAGGCACGCCGCGTCTCGGTCGAGCTCATGACCGCGCGTGCGGCGCCCCTCCCCGTCCGGTGTCTGCTCCCCCTCGTCCGACTCGTGACGGCGGGACTGCTGCCCGACGGATTGCGGAGCGCCTACGGGTTCCGTTTCACACCCCGGCAGCAGCGTCGCTTCGCGCGGCGGGTCGCCGCAGCGCGGGCCGTCTGGCCGCGTCTTCCGCAGCGATTGCGCGCGGCACCCTCCGCCTGGTACCTCCGGGCGATGCGAGAGCGGGATCGCACGGACGCGGCCCGCCGCCTCGGCTGA
- the sucC gene encoding ADP-forming succinate--CoA ligase subunit beta, whose product MDLYEYQARDLFEQYEVPVLAGIIADTPDEVRAAAERLGGVVVVKAQVKVGGRGKAGGVKVAKTPDEAYEAAKSILGLDIKGHVVKRVMVAAGARIAQEFYFSVLLDRANRSYLSLTSVEGGMEIEQLAVEKPEALARIEVNPLTGVDKAAAVEIAKAANFPEELVDQVSDVFVKLYDVYKGEDATLVEVNPLVLTEEGRIVALDGKVSLDENAAFRHPNHAELEDTAAEDPLELKAKENDLNYVKLDGEVGIIGNGAGLVMSTLDVVAYAGEQHGGVKPANFLDIGGGASAEVMAAGLDVILGDAQVKSVFVNVFGGITACDAVANGIVKALEILGDAATKPLVVRLDGNKVAEGREILAAAAHPLITLAATMDEGADKAAELASK is encoded by the coding sequence GTGGATCTTTACGAGTATCAGGCACGAGACCTGTTCGAGCAGTACGAGGTGCCGGTCCTCGCCGGCATCATCGCCGACACCCCGGACGAGGTGCGGGCCGCGGCCGAGCGTCTCGGCGGCGTGGTCGTCGTCAAGGCCCAGGTGAAGGTCGGAGGCCGCGGCAAGGCCGGCGGCGTCAAGGTCGCCAAGACCCCCGACGAGGCCTACGAGGCGGCGAAGTCCATCCTCGGACTCGACATCAAGGGTCACGTCGTCAAGCGCGTGATGGTCGCGGCCGGCGCACGCATCGCCCAGGAGTTCTACTTCTCGGTGCTGCTCGACCGCGCCAACCGGTCCTACCTGTCGCTCACGAGCGTCGAGGGCGGTATGGAGATCGAGCAGCTCGCGGTCGAGAAGCCCGAGGCGCTCGCGCGCATCGAGGTGAACCCGCTCACCGGTGTCGACAAGGCGGCCGCGGTCGAGATCGCGAAGGCTGCGAACTTCCCCGAGGAGCTCGTCGACCAGGTCTCCGACGTCTTCGTGAAGCTCTACGACGTCTACAAGGGTGAGGACGCGACGCTCGTCGAGGTCAACCCGCTCGTCCTCACGGAGGAGGGGCGCATCGTCGCCCTCGACGGCAAGGTCTCGCTCGACGAGAACGCCGCCTTCCGTCACCCGAACCACGCCGAACTCGAAGACACCGCAGCCGAGGACCCCCTGGAGCTCAAGGCCAAGGAGAACGACCTCAACTACGTCAAGCTCGACGGCGAGGTCGGCATCATCGGCAACGGCGCCGGGCTCGTCATGTCCACGCTCGACGTCGTCGCCTACGCGGGCGAGCAGCACGGCGGCGTGAAGCCGGCCAACTTCCTCGACATCGGCGGCGGCGCCTCGGCCGAGGTCATGGCAGCCGGCCTCGACGTCATCCTCGGTGACGCCCAGGTGAAGAGCGTGTTCGTCAACGTCTTCGGTGGCATCACCGCCTGCGACGCGGTCGCGAACGGCATCGTGAAGGCGCTCGAGATCCTCGGTGACGCAGCGACCAAGCCGCTCGTGGTCCGTCTCGACGGCAACAAGGTCGCGGAAGGCCGCGAGATCCTCGCCGCCGCCGCGCACCCGCTCATCACGCTCGCCGCAACCATGGACGAAGGCGCCGACAAGGCCGCCGAGCTGGCTTCGAAGTAA